In Shewanella sp. MR-4, the genomic stretch CCTGCGTAGACGGTGTCAGGCCCCAGCTAAATTTTTTTACTGGATAATCTGCACCGTAAGTCACTAAATACATAAGTATTTAGTATGGTAAGTACTAGGGAATACCCTAGGTGGAATCCAGGAGTAAAGCCAATGGCATTAAGACTCGAAGACAAAAAAGCGATTGTTGCTGAAGTCAACGAAGCTGCCAAAGGTGCGCTATCTGCAGTAGCCGCTGATTCACGCGGTGTAACTGTAGGTGCTATGACCGGTCTGCGTAAAAAAGCTCGCGAAGCTGGTGTTTATGTACGTGTAGTACGTAACACTCTGGCTCGTCGTGCTGTTGAAGGTACTGCATTTGAGTGCCTAGCAGAAACGTTCACTGGCCCAACTTTGATTGCTTTCTCTAACGAGCACCCAGGTGCTGCAGCTCGTCTGTTAAAAGACTTTGCTAAAGAGCAAGCTAACTTCGAAGTTAAAGGCGCAGCCTTTGAAGGGAATTTCATCCCTGCAGCTGACATTGATCGTTTGGCGAAACTGCCAACATACGAAGAAGCACTAGCACAGTTAATGATGACTATGAAAGAAGCATCTGCTGGCAAGTTCGTTCGTACTCTGGCCGCCCTGCGCGATCAAAAACAAGAAGCCGCTTAATTTTAAGCTGGCTGCTTAATAAAATTGAATTCAGAACAATAGGAAACATTTGTTATGTCTATCACTAAAGACCAAATCTTAGAAGCCTTTGCAGCTATGTCTGTAATGGAAGTTGTTGAACTGATCGAAGCTATGGAAGAGAAGTTCGGCGTTTCTGCTGCTGCTGCAGTAGTTGCTGGCGGTGCTGCTGATGCAGGTGCTGCTGCTGAAGAACAAACAGAATTCAACGTAATTCTGACTGCTCACGGCGACAAC encodes the following:
- the rplJ gene encoding 50S ribosomal protein L10 yields the protein MALRLEDKKAIVAEVNEAAKGALSAVAADSRGVTVGAMTGLRKKAREAGVYVRVVRNTLARRAVEGTAFECLAETFTGPTLIAFSNEHPGAAARLLKDFAKEQANFEVKGAAFEGNFIPAADIDRLAKLPTYEEALAQLMMTMKEASAGKFVRTLAALRDQKQEAA
- the rplL gene encoding 50S ribosomal protein L7/L12, which produces MSITKDQILEAFAAMSVMEVVELIEAMEEKFGVSAAAAVVAGGAADAGAAAEEQTEFNVILTAHGDNKVAVIKAIRGATGLGLKEAKAMSEAAPVAVKEGVSKEEAEALKKELVEAGATVEIK